GCTATTCAAATTTGAGAGATTATTTTACAAAGTTCAATAGATATACTACTGAGGGGGCTTTGGAATACTATAAAAGGGGAAAGAAGAGCAATATATTTCAATTGGCAATAAATCCAATTTTTAAGTTTTTAAGAATGTATATTTTTAGACTTGGTTTCTTAGATGGAAAAGAGGGCTTTTTATTAGCTTGTACAAGTTCTCTCTACACTATGGTAAAGTATTACAAACTATATGAGATAGATAAAAATAGAAGCTATATTGAGGAATAGAGGAAGGATATATGGAGATAAAGAGAATAATAGTATCTAGGACAGATAAGATAGGAGATTTGATCTTATCAATTCCAAGTTTTTTTATGATAAAAAAGATGTTTCCACAGGCTGAACTTGTGGTTTTAGTTAGAAAGTATAACTATGAGATAGTGAAGAATCTACCCTATGTAGATAGAATAGTGAGAATAGATGACTACACTCATAGTGAGTTAATTGAGAAGATAGCTTACTTTAAGGCTGATATATTTATAGCTCTATATAATGATAAATTTGTATCTCAACTAGCTAAGGCTAGTGGAGCAAAGAAAAGAATAGGTCCTCTGTCAAAATTAAACTCTTTCTTTACCTATAATAAGGGAGTTTGGCAGAAAAGATCTAAATCTGTAAAAAATGAGGCTGAATACAATTTGGATCTCATTAAAAAAGTTGATGAAAAGAGATACAATGAGGTTTTTGAATTGAATACTAAAATCTATCTTGGAGATGAGAATAGAAAGGCAGCAGAAACTTTTTTTAAGACCTATAATATAACGGGGGAAACTTTGGTGGTAAATCCATTTATTGGAGGATCAGCTAAAAATATAAAAGATG
This genomic interval from Fusobacterium sp. SYSU M8D902 contains the following:
- a CDS encoding glycosyltransferase family 9 protein; this encodes MEIKRIIVSRTDKIGDLILSIPSFFMIKKMFPQAELVVLVRKYNYEIVKNLPYVDRIVRIDDYTHSELIEKIAYFKADIFIALYNDKFVSQLAKASGAKKRIGPLSKLNSFFTYNKGVWQKRSKSVKNEAEYNLDLIKKVDEKRYNEVFELNTKIYLGDENRKAAETFFKTYNITGETLVVNPFIGGSAKNIKDEEYASLIQRFRDDNPERVVIIVCHISEEERGERLVESIGRDGVYLYANGGDLLNIAAIIDKGDVYLGASTGPTHIAGALQKRVVGIYPAKATQSTTRWGIFGNNKVKYLIPDKNNSKENYKNPFFDKYDKFMEGELLNYIDESFILEEGEKN